The Lactuca sativa cultivar Salinas chromosome 2, Lsat_Salinas_v11, whole genome shotgun sequence genome includes a window with the following:
- the LOC111915976 gene encoding uncharacterized protein LOC111915976: protein MAGKVEVLPKEYGYIVFTIIAYGFVNLYMQIQVGKARKKYKVWYPTLYATEADTKDYKIFNCIQRGHQNSLESLPIFFVFMVLGGIQHPLICSALGLVYSVSRFFYFTGYSSGNPKGRIPIGKYNSVALVGLLLANISFGVNLIRA from the exons ATGGCCGGAAAAGTTGAGGTTCTGCCAAAAGAGTACGGCTACATCGTTTTCACCATCATTGCCTACGGTTTCGTCAACCTGTATATGCAGATTCAAGTCGGCAAAGCTCGAAAGAA GTATAAAGTGTGGTACCCAACACTCTACGCCACCGAAGCTGATACCAAGGATTACAAAATCTTCAACTGTATTCAG AGAGGGCATCAGAACTCGCTTGAGTCTTTACCGATCTTCtttgtttttatggttttgggagggaTTCAGCATCCACTTATATGCTCGGCTCTTGGATTGGTTTACTCAGTCAGCCGATTTTTCTATTTCACCGGTTATTCCTCCGGTAATCCTAAGGGACGTATCCCAATTGG GAAATACAATAGTGTTGCATTGGTGGGGCTTCTGTTAGCTAATATTTCGTTCGGGGTGAATCTTATCAGGGCATAA